GCCCTTGACCAGAGAAACCTGAACGGGCAAATCTCAAGTCGTCCGGAAGAGAAGAAAGGAATTTCGAATCGGCGAGCCGTGCTCGTCGTTCTCTTTCGGATCTACCCAGCCCAAAAAGCCGGTCTCCTCAAACTGCTTGGGGGATCGGTTTTTTGGGTTATAATCAAACAAAAAAAGCGTGGGTTCAAGAAGGCATGAAACGAAGAAGTGGAGGGGGCGCCAGCCATCTATTGCTGAGCAAAATTCACCAATAGATCACCAATGAAAAATTTAAAAGACTTAAAAATCAAATTTTTATAAAAATATAAACTCGATTTCGAGTCGAGCGCGTTACGGCCAGCTTCGCTACCTCTCCGTTGATGAAGGTGATCCGCCAAGCGCGGACCGGCGGGAATGAAAGAACGCTTTGAGCAGTGCCGAACTTTCATCGGCCAGAATGTTCGACACGACCCAGAACCGATGATTGGTCCAGGACAATTCGTGCCCCCGTAGTCGGGATGTCACGGTGCCGGTACGGGGGTCGGGCGCAGCATAGACCAGACCAGCGATGCGGGCGTGGATCATGGCTCCAAGACACATGAGGCACGGCTCGAGGGTCGAAACCACAACGCATCCCGGGATCCGGTAGTTACTTGTGGCC
The nucleotide sequence above comes from Deltaproteobacteria bacterium. Encoded proteins:
- a CDS encoding nucleoside deaminase, with translation MAYGDQPCEGPPGPWASWGEPMVVALDLARLAADQGEIPVGCLVLDERGVIVGQGANGSIVGHDPTAHAEILAIRQAAAATSNYRIPGCVVVSTLEPCLMCLGAMIHARIAGLVYAAPDPRTGTVTSRLRGHELSWTNHRFWVVSNILADESSALLKAFFHSRRSALGGSPSSTER